The region TAGCACGGTAGTCAGGGCATCGATGTAAGGTGAATTCTGCCCCGGGATGAAGGATAGACTGTAGCCGAGCAGCAGCGCCCCGGCAATGCAGATTCCGATGGTCAGTACGACCCCACCGGCCTTCATCTGGCGCATGGACAGCTTGCCGCCCTGCATATTTCTTTTCCACATATAAAAGCCTACAATATTCATGGGCACAAAGAATAGCAGATTCAGCATAACCTCGCCAAATAATCCGTTGATATAGGCCAGATAAGCATAACCAAAAGTATTATACATCCCGAATCCGTAGCTCGCCAGCTTCCCCTTCGCCGTCAGCACCACGCATAGTACCCCGGTGATGAAGACCGTGAACCCGAAGAACGAATCCTTGGAGATCACTGTAAAAACAACCGCAATCAGCGTAAATATCACCAGCCAGGCGAGTTCAAACCCGCTCCAGCGGCCCGCAGCCCTCTTCATGTTTATCCCTCCGGTTCATTTCCTGATGTACAGGCAATTACTTATTAACTAATTGATAATTACAATTTGTTAATATCAAGATAACAGATTATTTGGCAGGGCGCAAGCAGTAATTTCCACTATGAAGACATTCTACTCTGAAGTCCTCCAGATACCGGTTGATTACAGCGCAATAGGAAGCTTTAACGTTTAGAATGATGCAAACTGCAGCTTAGCTTTCCCGATAGACCAGCCTGGGGCTGGTCCTTTTTGTCGTTCTTCTACTTTTCTTCCATTTGTTGTTGCCTAAACCTCTTTATGCAAATATGATAGATTCATAGACTCCAAGATCTTACAGATTCCCCACCCAATTAATGATCCTATGAGGAGGAACGGCAAGCAATGTTCAGGACAAGAAGTACGAAACGGGGCTTCATCTTATTAGTCATTATGGTTTTGGTGTTCTCTTCGCTCCAGCTCAGGCCTGCCTTGGCGCAGGAAGACACGGGCGGCAAGCAGCATACGGCCTATACAGGAGAGGGGTACGAGGTAATCTACACGGTTTCCTCTAAGTGGGAAGGCGCCTTTAACGCCGATGTTACGATCAGGAATACAGGCACCCGGACGCTGGAGAACTGGACTCTTGGATTCACCTCCCCCTATGAGATCACGAATATCTGGAATGGACGGGTGGATTCCTACGAGAACGGCCTATATGCCATCAAAAATGCGGGAAGCAATCAGGATATTCCCGTAGGCGGCAGTGAGAGCTTCGGCTTCACAGCTTCCGGTGAAGGAGAATTACAACTGCCCGCAGTGTTTGAGTTGCTGGGCGGGGACCAGATCGTGCCGGCCGGGCAATACGAGCCCAGCTTTAAGGTAACCAGCGACTGGGGCAGCGCTTTTAACGGCGAGATTGCCATTAAGAATCTGTCGCCGTCCACCATTGAGGATTGGACGCTAGAGTTCGATTATGAAGGTCAGCTGGACCGCTTCTGGACGGCTGACATCACCAGTCATACCGGCAATCATTACGTTATACATAATGCGGGCTACAATGCCAACATTCAGCCAGGCGAGACCCTTGTGCTCGGCTTCTCCGGGAGTCCGGGGAATGTGACAAGCGGGCCTTCCGGCTATCAGCTGACACAGATCTCAGCCCGGCAGGAAACCCCTGGGCCGGAGACGGTCTCCGTGCAGCTGGATACGTACGGCCTTCAGCTTCAGACCAGTCCGGAGGGAGACTATTACTTCCTGACCTCCAAGATGGACAGACTGACCGGAACACTGGGAGGGGCATCAAGCGTCACAGCCCTTACCTATCAGATTGAAGACCGAAATAAGGCAGTCCTCCAGCAAGGGACGATCCCTGTAAGTGCGGCGTGGTCTGCGGAAGGAATCGGGCTTGGGATCGGATACAATCAGCTGAAGCTGCGCGCACAAGTTCAAGACGGGACTGAAGTGACCCAAGAGTATATTATCGTGAACTTCGACGAGAGCAATCTGGATAACCTCGGGATTGACCGGGAGAAGGACAGTGATAATGACGGAATCAGCGATTACTATGAGGACCATTATGGCCTCTCCGCTACCAGCAAGGATACCGATGGCGACGGGTTAAGCGACCGGGATGAGCTGCTCGTGCTGAAGCTGAACCCGCTTGAGCCGGATAGCGATAAGAACGGGATTGCTGATGGTGATGAAGACTATGACGCAGACGGATTAACCAACCTGGAGGAACTGCGGCTTGGCACCAGCCTCATAGGCGAAGACAGTGACGGCGACGGTCTTAAGGACGGGGAAGAGGTTCATACGCACAAGACCAGTCCCCTGAAGGCCGATACCGATGGCGACGGACTCTCTGATGGCTGGGAACTCCAGATTGGCAGCGACCCGCTTGTGCCTGAGACGAAGTTCGCAAGAACATTGAAGGCAGAGGTGACCGGCGCCAAGGCCCTTCCAAGTGTGACCGTTGAAGGGATCACGGCGGAGCAGGTAGACAGCTTGTCTGTCCAGCCGGTTCAGGACGGCATTCTTAATGATACAACCATTCCCGGGTATATTGACCAAGGTTATAATTTCTCCATTGACGGAAGCTTTGAGAAGGCAACCATTTCCTTTGAGTTTGATCAGAGCTTATGGAATCAGGCAGACTTTGTGCCGCAGATCTACTATTACAATGAGGAATCGCAGCTGTTCGAGGAGCTGCCGGATCAGCAGGTAACCGGGAATGTGGTCTCGGCAGAGACGGCTCATTTCTCCAGGTACATTCTGCTGAACAAGACGGTATATGAACAGGTCTGGCAGTATAAGTTCCTGTTTGATGAAGGGCAGGAGCATTATTCGGGGATGGATATTGCCTTCGTCATTGATTCCTCGGGCAGTATGTCAGATAATGACCGGAACAATGTGAGAATCAGCGTCACCCGGCAGTTTGTTGATCTGCTGACGGACAGTGACCGCGGGGCTGTGGTTGATTTTGACGACTATGCTACAGTATTATCCGGCTTCACTTCAGACAAGGCGATGCTGAGTCAGGCTGCGGGACGGATTGATGCGTACGGCGGAACGACGCTGAGCAGCGGAATTTCCAGTGCGCTTAATCTGTTCGCAGCCGGCGGGAGAGCAGATGTCCTGAAGTACATTATTATGCTAACTGACGGGGAAGGCTCTTATGACACCGCACTGACCAAGCGGGCTGCCGATCAGGGAATCATCATTTATACGGTGGGCCTGGGCAGCAGTATTTCGACCAGTGTACTGAACAGCATGGCCCAAGGCACCGGCGGCAGCTATTATCACGCCAGCAATGCCAGCCAGTTGTACGGAATTTTCGATACGATTGCCGAGACTTCCGACCTGTACAAGGATACCGACCAGGACGGCATCAGTGATTATCATGAGAAGGAAATGCAGGCCGGAAGATTGCGTGTCGGTACTGGCGGTGCGGCCATCAGGTTGAATTATCTGGATGCCGACAGCGATAACGACGGGCTTAAGGACGGGCAGGAGATCCGCATTACCAAATCCGGCGACAAGGTCTACGCCTATTTGTACTCCAATCCCAATCTGGCCGATACGGACGGTGACGGATTGAACGATGCCGTGGACAGCCGAAGACTGATTTCAGATGTAAGTGAGGCGCTCATCCTTCAATCGAATCACCGGGAAGGCATTCTAAAGACTGCCGCGCCGGGAACCTCTCCTGTCTCCGATGACCTGACGTTCAATGACTACACGTATGGTGAATTGCTTAAGCTGGGTCCGGTATTCTCGGTGGCCAGGATTACGCCCGAGTCCATGATCTGGGGCGAGATGGCCCTTCTGTTCGTTGTCGGCAAGATCGGGGCAACGGATGATATGAAGTTCGTTCTTGGCGATCTGATCTCAACATTCAAATACAGCAAAACCATTAATGAAGGAGCCTCGGTAGCCCTTGGTGACACCTTCGATACCAGCAAATATATCAAGTATCATAACAGCCAGCTGGACAATGCCGTCATCACTGA is a window of Paenibacillus sp. FSL H3-0469 DNA encoding:
- a CDS encoding DUF3289 family protein encodes the protein MFRTRSTKRGFILLVIMVLVFSSLQLRPALAQEDTGGKQHTAYTGEGYEVIYTVSSKWEGAFNADVTIRNTGTRTLENWTLGFTSPYEITNIWNGRVDSYENGLYAIKNAGSNQDIPVGGSESFGFTASGEGELQLPAVFELLGGDQIVPAGQYEPSFKVTSDWGSAFNGEIAIKNLSPSTIEDWTLEFDYEGQLDRFWTADITSHTGNHYVIHNAGYNANIQPGETLVLGFSGSPGNVTSGPSGYQLTQISARQETPGPETVSVQLDTYGLQLQTSPEGDYYFLTSKMDRLTGTLGGASSVTALTYQIEDRNKAVLQQGTIPVSAAWSAEGIGLGIGYNQLKLRAQVQDGTEVTQEYIIVNFDESNLDNLGIDREKDSDNDGISDYYEDHYGLSATSKDTDGDGLSDRDELLVLKLNPLEPDSDKNGIADGDEDYDADGLTNLEELRLGTSLIGEDSDGDGLKDGEEVHTHKTSPLKADTDGDGLSDGWELQIGSDPLVPETKFARTLKAEVTGAKALPSVTVEGITAEQVDSLSVQPVQDGILNDTTIPGYIDQGYNFSIDGSFEKATISFEFDQSLWNQADFVPQIYYYNEESQLFEELPDQQVTGNVVSAETAHFSRYILLNKTVYEQVWQYKFLFDEGQEHYSGMDIAFVIDSSGSMSDNDRNNVRISVTRQFVDLLTDSDRGAVVDFDDYATVLSGFTSDKAMLSQAAGRIDAYGGTTLSSGISSALNLFAAGGRADVLKYIIMLTDGEGSYDTALTKRAADQGIIIYTVGLGSSISTSVLNSMAQGTGGSYYHASNASQLYGIFDTIAETSDLYKDTDQDGISDYHEKEMQAGRLRVGTGGAAIRLNYLDADSDNDGLKDGQEIRITKSGDKVYAYLYSNPNLADTDGDGLNDAVDSRRLISDVSEALILQSNHREGILKTAAPGTSPVSDDLTFNDYTYGELLKLGPVFSVARITPESMIWGEMALLFVVGKIGATDDMKFVLGDLISTFKYSKTINEGASVALGDTFDTSKYIKYHNSQLDNAVITDASTQNYVQLIRNFVVQELRSNHGDLSRLRFDPNGSHNVVNNYVNQFPASPYPVFTEKTNLALSLAIHAFHGHNITIKDFKNNGGQFSGKLVFHFYDHFGLDADDEINNPGFVDWFTLQHYERFNGKYVPFITTIDYELPFSGSMN
- the pnuC gene encoding nicotinamide riboside transporter PnuC; this translates as MKRAAGRWSGFELAWLVIFTLIAVVFTVISKDSFFGFTVFITGVLCVVLTAKGKLASYGFGMYNTFGYAYLAYINGLFGEVMLNLLFFVPMNIVGFYMWKRNMQGGKLSMRQMKAGGVVLTIGICIAGALLLGYSLSFIPGQNSPYIDALTTVLSVVATILMVRRFKEQWLVYIVLNMFTVLLWVIRTIEGSGEGLLMIVMWSAYLINAVYGYYNWNKGAKEALA